The DNA sequence GTCAACATGTGATGGATAGATTATTTTTAGTGGGTAGGTTATTATTAATCCGATACTTTATCGTACAAATAGAGCACCAGCATTTTAGCAGTTTCCTCTCCTTCGTTGCGAGGTACGTGCAATCGGCGGCCATCATAAAGCAAAGCATCTCCCTTCTTTAGGGGAATCACCTCTTCTTCGATTTGGTATTGCAACGCTCCCTGAAGGACAAATTTGAACTCCCAGGCATCGGTACTCACCATGGCGCGTTTGGCACCAGGCTCAATGTCTAACATGACAGCCTCTAACGTGAAATCACTGAAGCTTCGTTCCAACATTCGCTCGTAGCGGAAACCCACGGCCTCTTCTTCTTTCTCGATGACCTGCCGCTCTGCCACCGTACGGTGGATGTATTTCTGAGGAGCTTCAAAGGAAAGTCCCTGAAAAAAAACCTCTGGCAATAGATCAAGGGCTTTAATAAGACTCAAAAGCACCGGCAGAGAAGGCACTGTACGGCCATTTTCGATCTTGGACAAGAGGCTTTTGCTCACGCCAGCCAGCTCTGCCAATCCAGCAACGGTCTTGTCCTGTTCTTTGCGCAATTGGCGAATCCGGTGGCCAATGTCCGATAACAAATGTTCACTCATTATTCTATTATCTTGGTTACAAATGTAAAAGCATAGTTGATAAATAATCAACTACAAATACACAAATAATTCTTTTTACAAAAACTTAAACATCAATTAACTCAACAAAAACAACACCTCTTTTACAATGTACCTAATTTCACCGCCAGAAAGAAAAGTTTCTTATTTGTAAACATACTCCTTCTACATGCCAACATCACACTACGACCTGGCCGTCATCGGAGGCGGTATTGTCGGAACAGCCCACGCCTATCACGCTGCCCAAGTTGGGCAAAAAGTAGCTCTCTTCGAACGCAATGACCGCCCAGTAGGAGCAACCATCCGCAACTTCGGGATGGTCTGGCCCATTGGGCAAGCTCCCGATCGGCTCGAACGCGCCTTACGCAGCCGCCAACACTGGCTCGACCTCGCTGAGAAAAGTAAATTCTGGGCAACAGCAGCCGGGTCACTCCACCTCGCCTACCAAGCCGACGAGATGGAAGTACTCACCGAATTTGCGGAGCTGGCTGGCGCACAAGGCTACCAAGTTGCACTAACCTCCTCCCAAAAGGTGGTCGATTACACTCCTGCCGTAAAAAAAGAAGGTCTGCTCGGTGCTTTATACAGCCATACCGAAGTGAATGTAGACCCTCGCCAGGCCATCACTCAAATTCACGCTTTTCTTGGGGAACAACTGGGTGTAGACCTTTATTACCGACACACCATTCGGGAAATCAATTATCCCCGTCTACATACCGCCGAGCAATCCTGGACCGCCGATCGCATCATCATCGCTGGAGGAGATGACCTCTCCACCTTGTATCCTGAGCTCTTGGCGCAAGCACCTTTGCAACGTTGCAAACTACAAATGATGCGAACTGCTCCACAGCCCAACAACTGGCAATTGGGGGCAAATTTAGCTGGCGGGCTCACCCTGCAACACTACGCGGCCTTTGCCCAGTGCGAGCACCTGCCCGCGCTCAAAGCACGGATTGCTCGCGAACTGCCCACTTACAACCAGCACGGCATCCACGTAATGGTGTCCCAAACCGCCTTGGGAGAACTCACCATCGGAGACAGTCATGAGTATGACTATACTCCCAGCCCCTTCGATAAACAAGCGATCAATCAACTCATTCTCGATTATTTGCATCGTTTTGCGAAAGCACCTGATCTGGAAATTGCCGAATATTGGCACGGCGTCTACGCCAAAATGATGAACGGCGCTACCGAACTGATTCTCCATCCCGAACCAGGAGTGACGATTGTAACCGGATTAGGCGGGGCAGGAATGACCCTTTCCTTTGGGCTTGCTGAAGAGATCATTAACGAAAACATCTGACCAAAACCACCAACCTATCAAAAACCAGTCATTATGAAACATTCCCTCCTAATCCTGTTTTGCCTTTGCTCCTTAAGCAACAGTATAGCACAATCAAGTGCCGACCATGCCCACGAGCGGGCCATTCATTTTCCTGATATACCAGGGTATACAACCATTGTTTCTGACTTTCATCAGCATACCGTTTTTTCAGATGGCAGCGTGTGGCCGGATATTAGGATACAGGAAGCACTCCGTGATAGTATTGATGTAATTTCTCTAACCGAGCACCTCGAATACCAACCGCACAAAGAAGACCTACCCCACCCTGATCGCAATCGTGCGTTCGAACTAGCGGAGCAATTTGCCCGTCCTTACGATATATTGGTAATTCCCGGTGCAGAAATCACCCGCAAGATGCCTCCGGGACATACCAACGCCATTTTCATTGAAGATGCCAATAAACTTTTGATCGAAGACTCGCTGGAGGTCTTTGTGGAAGCCAATCGCCAGGGAGCATTTGTTTTTTCTAATCACCCCAACTGGATTGCTCAACGAAGAGACGGCGTAGCTTTTCTCAATGATTTTCATCGACTGCTAATTGATCAAAAACTACTCCATGGAATAGAAGTCGTCAATGACCTCACCTTTAGCGACGAAGCATTGCAGATCGCTATTGATCACGGCCTGACCATCATGGGCACTTCAGACATCCACGGATTGGTAGACTGGCAATACGAAATTCCTCACGGTGGCCACCGCCCAGTCACCTTGATTTTCGCACTCGAACGCACTCCTGAAGCACTCAAAGAAGCTTTGTTTGCCGGACGAACGGTGGTTTGGTTTAGGAATACCCTTATTGGTCATAGTGAACACCTTCTGCCGTTGATCAATAGTAGCCTGAGTGTCTCCAAAGCTGCCTACCAGGGAATCTCGTCCGTACTAGACGTCACTATTTATAATGACAGTGATGTGGAATATTTATTGGCTACCCAAGACCAGTACAACTTTCACGACAACGCTGGCCTTGTCACGCTCCTTCCCAACACAACGACTACTTTTTCCGTAAAGACAATGGATCAGCTCCGTAGCCTGGAGCTCCATTTTGAAGTAATGAATGCCATAACGGCTCCAAGGGTACACCCTTCGATTACCATTCCCGTCACCATAGAATAACCCTTGCAATGACCATTGAAGAAAAAAAAGACCTTATCCTTGGGCTTTTTCACCAACACGGGGAGGCCGCTTACGGGGAACAAATCACGCAAAATTCCCACGCAGTACAAGCGGGCTTAATCGCACAGGCGCAAGGGTATCACGAAGAACTCATCCTGGCTGCATTTTTGCACGACATTGGGCATTTATTGCCAGCCATTGAGGAGCAAAAAATCCAAAGTATGGGCAACTTTGGCACCGAGGCCCACGACCGAATTGGTGAGGAATTTCTTCGTCAGCTGGGCTTCCGGGAACGGTTGCTGACCACTATTCGCAACCACGTAGATGCCAAACGTTACCTCTGCTTTGCGGATACTGCTTATTACAATACCCTTTCTGATGCTAGTAAAGAAACGCTTCGCTATCAGGGTGGCCCGATGCAAATGCGTGAAGCTAAAGACTTTGAGCAATCGCCTTTTTTCACCGACTCAATTGTGCTACGAAAAATTGACGAGCAAGCCAAGGACACCACTTTTACCATCAAGCCTGAGCACTGGGACTATCTGACAGCATTGTTGCTTAACGCTAAGCGCTATCAATAAAGGCAAGTGCTAAACGCAGCTTGGGTTTCAACCCGAGCTTGGCGATACGCTCGGGTTGAAACTCAAGCTACAGGAACGGTAGACACCACCACCAAGTTTCTTATTTGTCAACAAAAGAAGCCACCTCTATTCTTACAACTATTTGAAAATCAGAAGTTAACTGTTTTTACACTGATCTAAGGATTTCTTAACTCATACTTAATTGTAAACTTTTGCAGGAGCCTGAGTTTGTTAGCAACTTTACTGAATCTTAATCGAAAGACTAGGAAACAAAAAAGAGCCTGGGTGACGGCCATCACCCAAAGCTCTCCACATTTTTACATGTTTAAAACACTAAATTATGAAACTTGCTCTACATGTGCAAGCACGTCACTTCTATATCCAGAAGTGTCGTCCACTCGCCTTTTTTGTTCTTTTGAGCCTAATTTCAGTAGCCCTTACGGGCCAGACCACCGTTAGCGGCACGGTCTTGGAAGAAGGCACGCAAACTCCACTTATCGGCGTAAACATCATCGTCAAAGGAGCGCCTACCGGGACAATTACCGACTTTGACGGAAAATACAAAATAGAAGTACCCGCAGAAGATGCCGTACTTCTTTTTTCGTTTGTGGGATATGCGACCCAGGAAATTGCCGTTACTGGCCAGAGAGAAATCAATGTCAGCCTTAGTGAGGGCATTGGTCTGGACGAGGTGACTGTTACGGCACTAGGTATTGCCCGAGAAGAAAAATCGCTGGGCTATGCTGTTCAAGAAGTCAACGGAGAAGACATCAGTGCGGCCAACAGTGCCAACCTCGTGAGCACCCTCGCTGGCCGCGCAGCAGGAGTACAAGTTGTGACCAACGGAACCGGCGCCGGACAATCGGCCAGTGTTGTGATCCGTGGTTATTCCTCTTTGGGAGGCGACAACCAGCCGCTTTTTGTGGTAGACGGTACGCCGATCAACAATACCACCGACACCCGGACGAACACCAGCGGTATTGCCTCCAACATGAACGTTGATTACGGCAACGGTGCCGGAGAGATCAACCCTGATGATATTGAATCTATTTCCGTGTTAAAAGGAGCCAACGCAACGGCGCTTTACGGCTCACGTGCGGCCAATGGCGCCATCATCATCACGACGAAATCCGGTAAAAATCGCAAAGGCATTGGTGTTGCTGTCAACTCTAAAACCACCTTTGAAACCATGCTCGCTGGCCCTGAGTACCAACGTGTATACGGCCAGGGAAAAAACTTTGACTTCGCTTTCGTGGATGGCTACGGCAACGGTACTTTTGATGGTGTCGACGAAAGCTGGGGCCCACGCCTCGACGGTACGCTTCGTCCACAACACGACTCTCCTACCGCCAACGGTCTACGCGGTGGTGATGTCCACGGTCTTGACTTCGTGCTCGGCGCCAGCGGTGTAAACCTTGATCGTCGCGGAGACATTACCCCCACGCCTTTCATTGATCCCGGTGACCCAGTGGAAAACTTCCTGGAAACCGGTTATACAACAACCAACAACTTCTCATTTTTCGGTTCTAACGACCGCGGTAACTTCCGCTTATCTTACACCAACCTGGACAACAAAGGCATGCTCCCTAACACGGACTTGCGCCGGAACACGGTTGCCTTTTCTGCGGACTACAACCTGTCGGATCGCCTGACGGTTTCTGCCAACACCAATTATATCCGTACGGATAGCGACAACCGCCACGTGAACGGCTACGGTACAGAGTCAGTCATGTACCTCTTCATTTGGTGGG is a window from the Lewinella sp. LCG006 genome containing:
- a CDS encoding helix-turn-helix domain-containing protein, yielding MSEHLLSDIGHRIRQLRKEQDKTVAGLAELAGVSKSLLSKIENGRTVPSLPVLLSLIKALDLLPEVFFQGLSFEAPQKYIHRTVAERQVIEKEEEAVGFRYERMLERSFSDFTLEAVMLDIEPGAKRAMVSTDAWEFKFVLQGALQYQIEEEVIPLKKGDALLYDGRRLHVPRNEGEETAKMLVLYLYDKVSD
- a CDS encoding TIGR03364 family FAD-dependent oxidoreductase; amino-acid sequence: MPTSHYDLAVIGGGIVGTAHAYHAAQVGQKVALFERNDRPVGATIRNFGMVWPIGQAPDRLERALRSRQHWLDLAEKSKFWATAAGSLHLAYQADEMEVLTEFAELAGAQGYQVALTSSQKVVDYTPAVKKEGLLGALYSHTEVNVDPRQAITQIHAFLGEQLGVDLYYRHTIREINYPRLHTAEQSWTADRIIIAGGDDLSTLYPELLAQAPLQRCKLQMMRTAPQPNNWQLGANLAGGLTLQHYAAFAQCEHLPALKARIARELPTYNQHGIHVMVSQTALGELTIGDSHEYDYTPSPFDKQAINQLILDYLHRFAKAPDLEIAEYWHGVYAKMMNGATELILHPEPGVTIVTGLGGAGMTLSFGLAEEIINENI
- a CDS encoding Sb-PDE family phosphodiesterase — its product is MKHSLLILFCLCSLSNSIAQSSADHAHERAIHFPDIPGYTTIVSDFHQHTVFSDGSVWPDIRIQEALRDSIDVISLTEHLEYQPHKEDLPHPDRNRAFELAEQFARPYDILVIPGAEITRKMPPGHTNAIFIEDANKLLIEDSLEVFVEANRQGAFVFSNHPNWIAQRRDGVAFLNDFHRLLIDQKLLHGIEVVNDLTFSDEALQIAIDHGLTIMGTSDIHGLVDWQYEIPHGGHRPVTLIFALERTPEALKEALFAGRTVVWFRNTLIGHSEHLLPLINSSLSVSKAAYQGISSVLDVTIYNDSDVEYLLATQDQYNFHDNAGLVTLLPNTTTTFSVKTMDQLRSLELHFEVMNAITAPRVHPSITIPVTIE
- a CDS encoding HD domain-containing protein, which gives rise to MTIEEKKDLILGLFHQHGEAAYGEQITQNSHAVQAGLIAQAQGYHEELILAAFLHDIGHLLPAIEEQKIQSMGNFGTEAHDRIGEEFLRQLGFRERLLTTIRNHVDAKRYLCFADTAYYNTLSDASKETLRYQGGPMQMREAKDFEQSPFFTDSIVLRKIDEQAKDTTFTIKPEHWDYLTALLLNAKRYQ